Genomic segment of Acidobacteriota bacterium:
AACGCAACGCGATCTCGCCGCGCGGCACGGTCGCAAAGCGCCACCAGAAATCTACGAATTGCATGTTCAGGTCTACGGACATTTTGGTCGGCTGGCTGTTGCGCGCGCGATTGACGTTGTCGCTCGCCGTATAAGGCCACAACGGCAGCGGACGCGCGACGGCTGTATTCGATTCCGACATAATGCCGTCGGTGTATTCCTGAATGTAATTGAAATAGCCCGCGTTGGGACGCGTGGCGTGAATCAGCTTGCCGATGTCGGCGGCGACTTCACGCGACGAGGTGAACATGAATTTGCGATAGTCGTCGCCGGCTTCCTTGGGAATGTCTTTGCCAAATTCTTTGCGGTATTTCGCTTTGCACACGTCGCAATGGCACAAGCCCACATAGTTGCCGCTGTAATCGCGCGCCTGATTGCCGAATGCATTGAAGAACAGACCGTCTACGTCGTATTTCTCTAAGCCTTCGGCGAGGATTTTCATGGCCTGATCGCGGTAATAGCCGCCGTTGATACAAACCGAATACAAGCCGTTATAAATCACGGGCGCGCCATTGGCCTGGCGGAAGAACCATTCGGGATGCGCGTCGAATACGTCTTTGCGCGTTTTGCTCAGGTCGTAACGGCCTACGACGCGGACGTGGCGCGCGTGGCATTCGCGCAAGACATCGCCAAACATATCGCGTCCGGCGGGCATATCAGGGCTGGGATAGTGATAGGCGACGTTCGTCGGGTAATACGAAACGATGCCGCCCATTCCCATCAGCACGACATTGGCGCGCATGTCGGCGAGTTGTTCGGCGAGGTGTTTGGCATCGAGCGTCGCATCCACTTGCCGCAAATTGTTTTGCACCCAGCGAATCGGTTCGCGCATCCACCAACCTTCTTGAGCTTGAGCAAAAGCAGTCAGCAGAGCGAGCAGAGAAAGCGTTTTGATGAATTGTTTTTTCATACGTTTAGGCAAGATCGAGCGCCACGACCTCATGCAACTCGATTGATGGCACGGTCACAGTCACCGCATCACCTGTTTGCCGCCAGTTGGGCGTTGCGCCGCTGACGAGGAAATGCGCCTTGCTGACGCGGCGTCCATCAGGTATGTGAATGCGCACCTGTTGCGCCGACAGCGGAATGATTTCGCGGATCGGCCCTTTCATCATCATCGGATTCGTCAGGTTCACGAGATGCGCGGCGATGGAACTTTTCTGCATCCACAACGACACATCCAACACACCGCGTCCTTTGACGGTCAGCGGCTGCTCTTCCTGATGCACCCACACGACGGCGTTTTGCAAAAGTTTGAGATGGTCTGCCGCCAACACTTCCCAGAAGGTGCGATCAAGATCGAAGGGAAAATATACGACGCGGCCTTTGCCAATTTGCCGCGCAAACACCGCAGGCGTATCAGTACGCGGCACGCGCGCCCACACCTGTTCCATCGGCAAATCGGGATAAGAAGGCACGAGCGTCAGCGGCGCATAGGCTTTCGCATGTGCTTTGACGTGTACCCAATTTGTCCCATTAATAATTCGCGTAGCGTCTTCCAGCCCACGCACGATTGGATGAAACGCGCCGGTCTGTGGGTCTTTGTCTACATTGAGGTAAGAGTTGCGAATGTTCTGTTCGACGCGGCCATCGAACGAAGCGCCGAACAATTCCGCCAAGCCGAAATCCTTGCGCCGCTTGCCCCACTCGTCATAGAGCGAAGTCTCATGCGTAGCGATCAGATTGCCGCCGCTTTCAACAAACGCCTTGAGTTGCGCACATTGCTTGTCAGACAGCGCGGCGATGTTTGGCAGAATCAACGTGCGATAGGGCTTCAACCGTTCGGCCTCCATCAACTGGTCATGCACCATGTCGAACGGCACGCGCGCTTCGACCAGGGCTTGATAAAAACCGAGCGCGTGGTCTTCGACTTTGGCGCGCGCCTGTTCGCCGCCGTAAAACGAAGCGGTTTGCTGGGAATAAACCATTGCCACGCGCGCCAATGACTTTTCGTTGCGCAGGTATTTTTCGTTGCGGTAATGCCAGCCGTATAAATCTTCGACGACTTTCAGCCAACGCTTATCAATCACCTTGCCGTTGAATTTCGTGAACCACGGACGCAGGTTGTGCGCAACGCCGTCAACCACCCACAACCGAATCTCTTCGGCGTTCTGCACCGAGTCTTTCCAGCGATAAGGTTCTTCGATGCCTACACTGAAAATGCCGCCGATGGCTTTGCGCCCCATCGTCGCGCCGTATTCCTTGCCGTTCTTGCCATTCGCCCACGGCGGCATCAAGCCGCGCCGCGCCTGCCGATCAGCAAACAACGTATGCGCCAATTCGCCGATGGTTTTCATATCCAAATCGCTCAACGCGCCGCCGCCTGCGTTCGCAATGTAGCTCGCATTCGGATTGATCTTTTTGATTTCGCCGTCCCACAGCCGCCACAACTCAAACAGTCGCGCCTGCCGCCAGACGATGTATTGCCGCCGCGCTTCGTCTTGCGGATCGCCGGTGCGCGGCAAATCGAGGCCGGAATGTTTTTTGAAATTCGTCTGGCAATGCTGGCAATAACACATGCCCGAACCGTCCCAACGATTGCTGAAGATGCCGTCTATTTTGTACATCTGCATAATCTCGCGCGTGATGGCGGTCATGTGCTCGAAGTTATAAGGCCCCAAACCGCACGTGACCCAGAGCGTCGGGTCAGCCCAATGCTTGCGCGGCTTACCGTCGGCGGTGACGGCGATCCAGTCGGGATGCGCTTCATAAATCGCCTGCGTCGCCGCATGCGGGTCGGTGCGCGCGATGACGTTCATGCCTAGCTTGCGCGCGCCCGCGACCAGTTCACCGAAACAATCGCGGTCGCCGAGGAACTTGCTGCGGTAATGCAGCGGCACTTTAGTCGGGTAATAGGCTACGCAACCGCCCGCCGACAGACAGGTCGCGTCGGAATGCGTGCGCTTGAAATAGTCGAGCCAGAAAGCCGGGTCGTAATTGCCGGGGTCGTCTTCGACCAGCGTCAATTGCGCCCAGCGCATCGGACGTTCGTACCAGTCGGCGGCCAGCGGCTGCGCGGTCGCAAGCGACGGCAACACGGCGGCGGAAGCCAAAGCCAACGTAGATTGTTGAATAAATTCGCGGCGTGTATTCATAAATGGTTTTTCAGGCTTGGTGATTAGACAGCGAAAGGCGGCAGCAAACCTGACACTTAGGCTGGCAAGGATTGCTCCCCTTTCGGGCCTCATTTACTATTGGGAAAAATTTCTCCCCCAGTATTTCAGGTCAAATTTTCGCGTGTTCCAGCAAAGACTACTTTAGTTGACGGAACTTTAGCGAGACGGGCTACAAGAAGTCCTCAAGGCGCGCTCAAATCTGGCTCAAAGATATTCATCAAAGCGATATGACGCAGCAAACAAAACACTTTTACGAATTCTCGCACTTCCGCGTTGACCCGCAGGAGCGCTCACTTTTTCGTAAAGGCAAGCTGGTGGCGCTCACGCCGAAGGTGTTCGACACCTTGCTGGCGCTCGTCGAACACCGCGCCATGGTGGTCAGCCGGAATGAATTGTTGAAAGAGGTCTGGCCGGACACCTTTGTTGAAGAAGGCAATCTCACTCAGAACATTTCTATGCTGCGCAAGCTGCTGGGCGAACACCCGGACGAGCCGCAATTCATCGAGACCGTACCCCGGCGCGGCTACCGTTTCGTCGCCGACGTAACCGAAGTCGCCGGAGAGAAATTCGAGCTTCAATCACACCGCGCCGCTGACTCGACGCAACCGCACGCACTGCCCGTTTACCCAGAGGTTGAACCTCCCGCACTTACGCGCAAGTCCAGGCTTGGCTGGGCTGCCTTGCTGGCTTTAGGCATCGCTGGAATCGCCTTTGCGGCTTACCAGTGGATGACGCCGAAACCGACTGCGCATCGGCCACTGGCGGTCAATCGGCTCACCTATACCGGCAAAGTCGCACACGTCGCCATTTCGCCCGACGGAAAATACGTCGCGCAGGCCGTAGCGGAAGGCGGCAACCAAAGCTTGTGGCTGCGGCAAACAGCTGCGCCCAGCGAAATCGAAATCGTCCCGCCTGCCGAAGCCGCTTATCTCAGCCTCACATTTTCAGCCGATGGCAATTTTTTATATTTCGTGCGCGGGCATCAGGACGTTTCCGGCGAAGGAAGTTTCAGCGAGCGCGGAACGTTGTTTAAGATGCCGGTGCTGGGCAAAAACGAAAAGAAGCTGCTCGATAACGTAGACGGCCACCTCTCGCTTTCGCCCGATGGCGCGTGGCTGGCGTTTGTGCGCCAAACGCCCAAGCAAGGCAAGTCCGCGCTGATGCTGGCCAAAACAGACGGCAGCGAAGAGAAAGAACTCGCGCTCCGCAAATTCCCCGACAACTTTTTGCCCGGCGGCCCGGCCTGGTCGCCCGACGGAAAAGTCATCGCCTGTTCAACCAATAACTTTTCGGCGGAAACACCTTATCGCGGCATCGTCGGCATCCGCGTGGCTGATGGAGTCGAAACGCCCATCGGTTCAAAACACTGGTACGGTGCGACGCGACGGCTGGCGTGGCTGGCCGACGGCAGCGGCTTGTTGGTCTTGGGGTCGGAATATAGTCGCGGCTTGAATCAAATTTGGCGGCTTTCTTATTCTGCCAACGAAGCGCAAAAAGCAGCGCAAAAAATCACCAACGATCTGAACGATTACACCGATTTGAGTATGACCGCTGACGCGCAAACGATGGCGGTCGTCAGCGCCAACCGTGGCGTCAACCTCTGGGTAGCGCCTGCTAACGAAGCCACTCGCGCCAAAGCCATCACTTCCGGCTCAGGCCGCGAAGACGGCGTGCGCGGTCTGGCGTGGACGCCTGACGGCCGCATCGTCTATCGCTCGATGTCGGGCGAAGCGCCGCAAATATGGATCATGAATGCCGACGGCATGGGCGCGAAACAGCTTTCCACTGACAGCGCAGAGCATTTCGATCCGACGGTCTCGCCGGATGGTAAAGTCCTCGTATGGAGTTCCAGCGCCGCTGGCCGTCGCAATCTCTGGCAGATGAATTTGGATGGCAGCAATCCGCGAAAAGTCACCAACGGCAACAATGAATGGCACCCTGAATTTTCGCCAGACGGCCAATGGCTGATTTTTACGACGATGGTCTATTCGCTGGCAAAGGTTCCCGTCAACAGCGGCCCAATAGTGCGCTTGACGAACGGCTTATCGTGGCGCTCGGCCATTTCACCAGACGGCCAATGGATTGCTTACAACCGGTTGGA
This window contains:
- a CDS encoding beta-galactosidase trimerization domain-containing protein → MNTRREFIQQSTLALASAAVLPSLATAQPLAADWYERPMRWAQLTLVEDDPGNYDPAFWLDYFKRTHSDATCLSAGGCVAYYPTKVPLHYRSKFLGDRDCFGELVAGARKLGMNVIARTDPHAATQAIYEAHPDWIAVTADGKPRKHWADPTLWVTCGLGPYNFEHMTAITREIMQMYKIDGIFSNRWDGSGMCYCQHCQTNFKKHSGLDLPRTGDPQDEARRQYIVWRQARLFELWRLWDGEIKKINPNASYIANAGGGALSDLDMKTIGELAHTLFADRQARRGLMPPWANGKNGKEYGATMGRKAIGGIFSVGIEEPYRWKDSVQNAEEIRLWVVDGVAHNLRPWFTKFNGKVIDKRWLKVVEDLYGWHYRNEKYLRNEKSLARVAMVYSQQTASFYGGEQARAKVEDHALGFYQALVEARVPFDMVHDQLMEAERLKPYRTLILPNIAALSDKQCAQLKAFVESGGNLIATHETSLYDEWGKRRKDFGLAELFGASFDGRVEQNIRNSYLNVDKDPQTGAFHPIVRGLEDATRIINGTNWVHVKAHAKAYAPLTLVPSYPDLPMEQVWARVPRTDTPAVFARQIGKGRVVYFPFDLDRTFWEVLAADHLKLLQNAVVWVHQEEQPLTVKGRGVLDVSLWMQKSSIAAHLVNLTNPMMMKGPIREIIPLSAQQVRIHIPDGRRVSKAHFLVSGATPNWRQTGDAVTVTVPSIELHEVVALDLA
- a CDS encoding PD40 domain-containing protein, producing MTQQTKHFYEFSHFRVDPQERSLFRKGKLVALTPKVFDTLLALVEHRAMVVSRNELLKEVWPDTFVEEGNLTQNISMLRKLLGEHPDEPQFIETVPRRGYRFVADVTEVAGEKFELQSHRAADSTQPHALPVYPEVEPPALTRKSRLGWAALLALGIAGIAFAAYQWMTPKPTAHRPLAVNRLTYTGKVAHVAISPDGKYVAQAVAEGGNQSLWLRQTAAPSEIEIVPPAEAAYLSLTFSADGNFLYFVRGHQDVSGEGSFSERGTLFKMPVLGKNEKKLLDNVDGHLSLSPDGAWLAFVRQTPKQGKSALMLAKTDGSEEKELALRKFPDNFLPGGPAWSPDGKVIACSTNNFSAETPYRGIVGIRVADGVETPIGSKHWYGATRRLAWLADGSGLLVLGSEYSRGLNQIWRLSYSANEAQKAAQKITNDLNDYTDLSMTADAQTMAVVSANRGVNLWVAPANEATRAKAITSGSGREDGVRGLAWTPDGRIVYRSMSGEAPQIWIMNADGMGAKQLSTDSAEHFDPTVSPDGKVLVWSSSAAGRRNLWQMNLDGSNPRKVTNGNNEWHPEFSPDGQWLIFTTMVYSLAKVPVNSGPIVRLTNGLSWRSAISPDGQWIAYNRLDEANGYWQIGVIPFESSAEQEPSPKIFNAPSASVFRALRWTVDGKEIAYPVTVGNVSNLWSQPLAGGPPRQLTNFNDQLIFDFAWSRDGRQLALSRGIVNRDVVIISNFR